The Nostoc sp. 'Lobaria pulmonaria (5183) cyanobiont' genome window below encodes:
- a CDS encoding alpha/beta fold hydrolase, whose translation MLQFQPPGFGHKVIHTFLGAMVYYTQTNAPWAIADTEDLPPLLFLHNFGGGASAYEWSKVYPAFASNYHILAPDLIGWGESAHPVRDYKIRDYLSTIAEFIIQTCRQPVTVVASSLTAAFAIRLAIVQPNLFKSLFLVSPSGFDDFGQGAGRRLPLSVINAPLLDNFIYLLGAENEIAVRNFLQSFLFAKSQRVSQEMVEAYLTSAQQPNAKFAALAFLRGDLYFDLSLYIQQLTVPTFIFWGEKAQFTDIKLGQRLANLNPRAIRDFYAIADAGILPHLEIPEVFIGLLQRYL comes from the coding sequence ATGCTTCAGTTTCAACCTCCTGGCTTTGGACATAAAGTCATCCATACATTCTTGGGGGCAATGGTTTACTATACCCAAACGAATGCACCTTGGGCGATTGCTGACACTGAAGATTTACCCCCATTACTATTTCTCCATAACTTTGGTGGGGGAGCGTCTGCTTATGAATGGTCTAAAGTTTACCCGGCTTTTGCCTCTAATTACCACATTTTAGCCCCCGATCTCATCGGCTGGGGAGAATCGGCCCATCCAGTCCGGGATTATAAAATTAGGGATTATCTCAGTACGATCGCAGAGTTTATCATCCAAACTTGTCGCCAGCCGGTGACAGTGGTAGCCTCATCTCTCACAGCCGCTTTTGCTATTCGTCTAGCTATTGTTCAACCCAATTTATTCAAATCACTGTTTTTGGTTTCCCCTTCTGGATTTGATGATTTTGGGCAGGGTGCTGGACGCAGACTTCCGCTTTCGGTAATCAATGCGCCTCTGTTGGACAATTTTATTTATCTGCTTGGTGCTGAAAATGAAATTGCGGTCCGAAATTTTTTACAAAGTTTTCTCTTTGCTAAGTCACAACGAGTATCTCAAGAAATGGTGGAGGCTTATTTAACCTCGGCACAACAACCTAATGCTAAGTTTGCGGCTTTGGCATTTTTACGAGGCGATCTTTACTTTGATCTGAGTTTATATATCCAACAACTAACAGTTCCCACCTTCATTTTTTGGGGGGAAAAAGCACAATTTACTGACATCAAATTAGGACAACGCTTGGCAAATTTAAATCCCAGGGCAATTCGAGATTTTTATGCGATCGCAGATGCCGGAATATTACCTCATTTGGAAATACCAGAAGTTTTTATTGGTTTATTGCAGCGGTATCTTTAG
- a CDS encoding HugZ family pyridoxamine 5'-phosphate oxidase, giving the protein MSQLENIQAEYEKFPEALESVIISTVSAQAIPNASYAPFVMDDSKNIYIYVSGLSIHTKNLYANPHVSVLFIEDEAKSNLIFARRRLSFDCTATLIERETDKWNQIVEQFQGRFGEIVEVLRGLSDFRIFRLTPSEGRFVVGFGGAYHISGDNLHQLVQITGDADKKQG; this is encoded by the coding sequence ATGAGTCAACTTGAAAACATTCAAGCTGAGTATGAAAAGTTTCCTGAAGCATTGGAGAGTGTAATTATTAGCACTGTGAGCGCACAAGCAATACCCAATGCTAGTTATGCTCCCTTTGTAATGGATGATTCCAAAAATATCTACATTTACGTCAGCGGTCTTTCGATTCATACCAAAAATCTTTATGCCAATCCTCATGTTAGTGTCTTGTTTATCGAGGATGAAGCTAAAAGTAATCTAATTTTTGCCCGTCGTCGTTTGAGTTTTGATTGTACGGCAACTTTGATAGAGCGTGAAACTGACAAGTGGAATCAAATTGTTGAGCAATTTCAAGGGCGGTTTGGTGAAATTGTCGAGGTTTTGCGCGGCTTGTCTGACTTTCGGATTTTCCGGCTAACTCCAAGTGAAGGTCGTTTTGTAGTTGGTTTTGGGGGAGCATATCATATTAGTGGTGATAACCTCCATCAACTCGTTCAAATCACAGGAGATGCCGATAAAAAACAAGGGTAA
- a CDS encoding DUF3386 domain-containing protein, which produces MTVTQLSAQELFRAAYENRYTWDNNFPGYTANITFKHDDKVFTGKVIISANLKAEVLDVDDESAQKAIHGQAWEIAIHRIRRSFEDTHSANTFSYGKTDETGAVELLMGGKAEGDKYKVRNNEVCHVHRLIHGTFVTIDTFSSHDTGEGYLSRTYDSVYHDPKTGEQKGGRSEFIDEYEKVGDYFILNRREIRTETAGQFSTQEFIFSDIKLLEPVAA; this is translated from the coding sequence ATGACAGTTACACAACTCTCTGCTCAGGAACTTTTCCGGGCTGCTTATGAAAACCGCTATACTTGGGACAATAATTTCCCTGGTTATACCGCAAATATTACCTTTAAGCATGATGATAAAGTGTTTACAGGCAAAGTTATCATCAGTGCCAATCTCAAAGCCGAAGTTTTGGATGTAGATGACGAGTCAGCCCAGAAAGCAATTCATGGTCAAGCCTGGGAGATAGCAATTCACCGCATCCGCCGCAGCTTTGAAGACACCCACAGCGCCAATACGTTTAGCTATGGTAAAACTGACGAAACTGGTGCTGTTGAGCTTTTAATGGGTGGTAAGGCTGAAGGCGATAAATACAAAGTCCGCAATAATGAAGTCTGCCATGTTCACCGTCTAATCCACGGTACTTTTGTTACTATTGACACCTTCAGCAGTCACGACACCGGGGAAGGTTATCTATCCCGTACCTATGACTCTGTGTACCATGACCCCAAAACTGGAGAACAGAAAGGCGGTAGAAGCGAATTTATTGATGAGTATGAAAAAGTTGGTGACTATTTCATCCTAAATCGTCGGGAGATTCGCACCGAGACAGCAGGACAATTTTCTACTCAGGAATTTATTTTCTCTGACATTAAATTGTTGGAACCTGTTGCTGCTTAA
- a CDS encoding LuxR C-terminal-related transcriptional regulator, translating into MANSLHAVFHAIANVQNEQELRLALTDQISEHFGVQNWGIYLLDEQPTTEINVPGIPAVCLESNPVGRYVVERHAPAHEQLLLSPGDWKHFCSRSDHEHVMTGPIVCDGRLVGTLNLARDKGNPAFNGNDLADLSALCIHLSAKMATLRTKPKISNSLLVNPLTARELEIAELVAQGLTNAEIGEKLWITQNSVKQALKRMFRKLKVSARAEMVAKLQDIQVS; encoded by the coding sequence ATGGCTAATTCTCTACACGCTGTATTTCATGCGATCGCTAATGTCCAGAATGAGCAAGAGTTAAGACTTGCTCTCACGGATCAAATTAGCGAGCATTTTGGCGTGCAAAATTGGGGTATTTATCTCCTTGATGAGCAGCCAACCACTGAAATTAATGTTCCAGGCATTCCGGCAGTATGCTTAGAGAGCAATCCAGTGGGGCGCTATGTGGTTGAGCGTCATGCTCCCGCCCATGAACAGTTATTATTATCGCCAGGAGACTGGAAGCATTTTTGTTCGCGTTCTGACCACGAACACGTGATGACTGGGCCAATTGTTTGCGATGGTCGTCTTGTAGGAACGCTTAACTTGGCACGTGACAAGGGAAATCCTGCCTTTAATGGCAACGATTTAGCTGACTTGAGCGCTTTATGTATTCATTTGTCAGCAAAAATGGCAACCTTACGGACAAAACCCAAAATATCCAATTCCCTTTTAGTAAATCCTTTAACAGCGCGTGAGTTAGAAATTGCCGAGTTGGTGGCACAGGGGTTAACGAATGCGGAAATCGGAGAAAAACTTTGGATTACGCAAAATTCCGTCAAACAAGCTTTGAAGAGGATGTTTCGGAAGTTGAAGGTTTCGGCGCGTGCAGAAATGGTGGCAAAGCTACAAGATATACAAGTTTCTTGA